A genomic stretch from Patagioenas fasciata isolate bPatFas1 chromosome 10, bPatFas1.hap1, whole genome shotgun sequence includes:
- the TPRA1 gene encoding transmembrane protein adipocyte-associated 1 isoform X2 — translation MFQSVTSAMRLSVSDNITHSTALVTALDNVTALSPTTTQAINDTNITVPHKCLLLLYEDVGKSRVRYWDLLLLVPNVLFFMFLLWKLPSARAKIRVTSSPIFTTFYILVFVVALVGIARAVVSMTVSASDAATVADKILWEITRFFLLAIELSVVILGLAFGHLESKSSVKRVLAITTVLSLAYSITQGTLEILYPDAHLSAEDFNIYGHGGRHFWLASSCFFFLVYSLVVILPKTPLKDRISLPSRRSFYVYAGILALLNLVQGLGSALLCVDIIEGLCCVDATTFLYFSFFAPLIYVAFLKGFFGWTNPRMWMCTYPTRMLSLRRKEWIRGSTRTLRSIPPPTWMTWPRCRITWAASTARTVTAGKPSMPEAG, via the exons ATGTTCCAGTCCGTGACGTCTGCGATGAGATTATCCGTGTCTGACAACATCACACATTCAACTGCCCTGGTGACAGCGTTGGATAATGTGACAGCTTTGTCCCCGACAACAACACAGGCAATCAACGACACCAACATCACTGTGCCGCACAAGTGCCTGTTGTTGCTTTACGAGGACGTTGGGAAGTCCAG AGTCCGCTACTGGGATCTTCTGCTCCTGGTTCCCAATGTGCTTTTCTTTATGTTTCTTCTCTGGAAGCTGCCTTCTGCCAGGGCCAAAATCCGGGTCACTTCCAGCCCAATCTTCACTACGTTCTACATACTA GTATTTGTGGTGGCTCTAGTTGGTATTGCCCGGGCTGTTGTCTCCATGACTGTGAGTGCTTCTGACGCTGCCACAGTTGCTGATAAG ATCCTgtgggagatcacaaggttcTTCCTTCTGGCGATTGAGCTGAGCGTGGTGATTCTAGGCCTCGCCTTTG GTCACTTGGAGAGCAAGTCAAGTGTGAAACGTGTTCTGGCAATCACTACAGTGCTGTCTCTGGCATATTCCATCACACAG GGCACCCTGGAAATCCTGTACCCTGATGCCCACCTCTCAGCAGAAGACTTCAACATCTATGGCCATGGAGGGAGACACTTTTGGCTTGCCAGctcctgtttcttctttctg GTCTATTCCTTGGTGGTGATTCTTCCAAAAACTCCTCTGAAAGACCGGATTTCTTTGCCCT CCAGGAGGAGTTTTTATGTTTATGCTGGAATCCTGGCACTACTGAACCTGGTGCAGGGCCTGGGCAGCGCCCTCCTCTGTGTGGATATCATAGAAGGACTGTG CTGTGTTGATGCCACCACGTTCCTTTACTTCAGCTTCTTCGCACCTCTCATCTATGTGGCGTTCCTGAAAGGCTTCTTTGG GTGGACGAACCCGAGGATGTGGATGTGCACCTACCCCACCCGTATGCTGTCGCTAAGAAGGAAGGAATGGATTCGGGGTTCTACTCGAACACTCAGATCGATACCACCGCCTACCTGGATGACGTGGCCTCGATGCCGTATCACGTGGGCAGCATCAACAGCACGGACAGTGACCGCTGGAAAGCCATCAATGCCTGAAGCAGGGTGA
- the TPRA1 gene encoding transmembrane protein adipocyte-associated 1 isoform X1, which translates to MFQSVTSAMRLSVSDNITHSTALVTALDNVTALSPTTTQAINDTNITVPHKCLLLLYEDVGKSRVRYWDLLLLVPNVLFFMFLLWKLPSARAKIRVTSSPIFTTFYILVFVVALVGIARAVVSMTVSASDAATVADKILWEITRFFLLAIELSVVILGLAFGHLESKSSVKRVLAITTVLSLAYSITQGTLEILYPDAHLSAEDFNIYGHGGRHFWLASSCFFFLVYSLVVILPKTPLKDRISLPSRRSFYVYAGILALLNLVQGLGSALLCVDIIEGLCCVDATTFLYFSFFAPLIYVAFLKGFFGSEPKILFSYKCQVDEPEDVDVHLPHPYAVAKKEGMDSGFYSNTQIDTTAYLDDVASMPYHVGSINSTDSDRWKAINA; encoded by the exons ATGTTCCAGTCCGTGACGTCTGCGATGAGATTATCCGTGTCTGACAACATCACACATTCAACTGCCCTGGTGACAGCGTTGGATAATGTGACAGCTTTGTCCCCGACAACAACACAGGCAATCAACGACACCAACATCACTGTGCCGCACAAGTGCCTGTTGTTGCTTTACGAGGACGTTGGGAAGTCCAG AGTCCGCTACTGGGATCTTCTGCTCCTGGTTCCCAATGTGCTTTTCTTTATGTTTCTTCTCTGGAAGCTGCCTTCTGCCAGGGCCAAAATCCGGGTCACTTCCAGCCCAATCTTCACTACGTTCTACATACTA GTATTTGTGGTGGCTCTAGTTGGTATTGCCCGGGCTGTTGTCTCCATGACTGTGAGTGCTTCTGACGCTGCCACAGTTGCTGATAAG ATCCTgtgggagatcacaaggttcTTCCTTCTGGCGATTGAGCTGAGCGTGGTGATTCTAGGCCTCGCCTTTG GTCACTTGGAGAGCAAGTCAAGTGTGAAACGTGTTCTGGCAATCACTACAGTGCTGTCTCTGGCATATTCCATCACACAG GGCACCCTGGAAATCCTGTACCCTGATGCCCACCTCTCAGCAGAAGACTTCAACATCTATGGCCATGGAGGGAGACACTTTTGGCTTGCCAGctcctgtttcttctttctg GTCTATTCCTTGGTGGTGATTCTTCCAAAAACTCCTCTGAAAGACCGGATTTCTTTGCCCT CCAGGAGGAGTTTTTATGTTTATGCTGGAATCCTGGCACTACTGAACCTGGTGCAGGGCCTGGGCAGCGCCCTCCTCTGTGTGGATATCATAGAAGGACTGTG CTGTGTTGATGCCACCACGTTCCTTTACTTCAGCTTCTTCGCACCTCTCATCTATGTGGCGTTCCTGAAAGGCTTCTTTGG GTCTGAACCAAAGATCCTTTTCTCCTACAAATGTCAGGTGGACGAACCCGAGGATGTGGATGTGCACCTACCCCACCCGTATGCTGTCGCTAAGAAGGAAGGAATGGATTCGGGGTTCTACTCGAACACTCAGATCGATACCACCGCCTACCTGGATGACGTGGCCTCGATGCCGTATCACGTGGGCAGCATCAACAGCACGGACAGTGACCGCTGGAAAGCCATCAATGCCTGA